One Paenarthrobacter aurescens TC1 DNA window includes the following coding sequences:
- a CDS encoding extracellular solute-binding domain protein (identified by match to protein family HMM PF01547; match to protein family HMM TIGR01409): MSGTNGALREFTRRSALTALGAGIVGVTAASWPRLTGADIPGRGDNSLSIAIMGTAADAAARQKVIDAFAKVHPEIKVKVQAIQAVDWKDFFTKILTMVAAGTPPDVVYVATEGAQLFAEKLAHPLDEFLRRDADHMKEYFADVHPSLVEAFMYKGSLFQLPIDWNAANMYYNTASLRSAGLERPSDNWTHTDFRSTLAAMKKAKPADFTPYYWTNRLFGGVVPWLYANDTSFLKETKSPGGEWLWDGFYANDPTRSLRSGGYQWLEPNADDPRVFESFDYLRGLVKDGLGVRPEEGGGSALIGLFASNRIGTTPAGGYWVQGLHEAGMTESDFDVQFFPKWRTQRHQFGTAGYAIMRTAKDKDAAWEWVKFSSSREAMQIVFPTPNTTPARRSMVNEQLYAGTGPRNWKVFYDTLDRFPTTGPIPAPPQQAAVETALMKNVSLAVSGDERQLKDALSSMQRDLELALRRQP; the protein is encoded by the coding sequence ATGTCGGGAACCAATGGAGCTTTGCGTGAATTCACACGTAGAAGTGCCCTCACAGCCCTCGGCGCCGGAATTGTTGGAGTCACCGCGGCGTCGTGGCCGCGCCTGACCGGGGCCGACATTCCAGGCCGGGGAGACAACAGCCTGAGCATCGCCATCATGGGCACCGCCGCAGACGCCGCCGCCCGCCAGAAGGTCATCGACGCCTTCGCCAAGGTCCACCCCGAAATCAAGGTGAAGGTCCAAGCGATCCAAGCCGTGGACTGGAAGGACTTCTTCACCAAGATCCTCACCATGGTGGCAGCAGGCACCCCGCCGGACGTCGTGTACGTGGCTACGGAAGGTGCCCAGCTCTTCGCCGAGAAACTGGCCCACCCGCTGGACGAATTCCTGCGCCGCGACGCCGACCATATGAAGGAGTACTTCGCGGACGTCCACCCCAGCCTGGTGGAAGCGTTCATGTACAAAGGCAGCCTGTTCCAGCTCCCCATCGACTGGAACGCGGCCAACATGTACTACAACACGGCGTCACTCCGTTCGGCGGGCCTGGAGCGGCCGTCCGACAACTGGACGCACACGGACTTCCGCAGCACACTCGCTGCAATGAAGAAGGCCAAGCCGGCCGACTTCACCCCTTACTACTGGACCAACCGTCTCTTCGGCGGAGTGGTGCCGTGGCTCTACGCGAACGACACCAGCTTCCTCAAGGAAACCAAGTCCCCGGGCGGCGAATGGTTGTGGGACGGCTTCTATGCCAACGACCCCACGCGCAGCCTCCGCTCCGGCGGCTACCAGTGGCTTGAACCCAACGCCGATGATCCCCGGGTCTTCGAATCCTTCGACTACCTCCGCGGACTGGTCAAAGACGGACTGGGTGTGCGGCCCGAGGAAGGCGGCGGCAGCGCGCTGATCGGCCTTTTTGCGTCCAACAGGATAGGTACGACGCCGGCAGGCGGCTATTGGGTCCAAGGCCTCCACGAGGCGGGGATGACAGAGAGCGATTTCGACGTCCAGTTCTTCCCGAAGTGGCGGACCCAGCGCCACCAGTTCGGCACGGCAGGGTACGCGATCATGAGAACCGCCAAAGACAAGGACGCCGCCTGGGAATGGGTGAAGTTCAGCTCCAGCCGTGAAGCCATGCAAATCGTGTTCCCCACACCGAACACCACGCCTGCGCGTCGTTCAATGGTCAACGAGCAGCTCTACGCGGGAACAGGTCCGCGGAACTGGAAGGTCTTCTACGACACCTTGGACAGGTTCCCCACCACAGGTCCCATTCCAGCGCCACCCCAGCAGGCCGCCGTCGAAACCGCCCTCATGAAAAACGTAAGCCTGGCTGTGAGTGGAGACGAGCGTCAACTCAAGGACGCCCTCAGTTCCATGCAGCGCGACCTTGAACTGGCCCTGAGGAGGCAGCCATGA
- a CDS encoding putative ABC-type sugar transport system, permease component (identified by match to protein family HMM PF00528), producing the protein MSTATSTPTGTGSEPGRKPIHKHTQPSKRGRMQQRWLPWAFLAPTIVGMGIFTLLPIIASIALAFFRWDIISAPTFVGFDNFAEVVQDPTVRVSFINTIVFVIVAVALQLGLALGLAIMVQEKLPAWLRVFFRSAFFFPLILSAASVSIFMRYLFNEQFGVVNWLLSIVGIPAVPWLTTPTGSAAVVILVYVWQNFGFSFLLFIGGLASIPVETYEAASIDGATGWRKHWFVTLPLLSPTTLVASVMAIINALQVFDQPYVLTRGGPGDSTRTAVMVIFESAFQRLEFGQASAIGVILTLIIMAITAAQFRLSKRFVFYQ; encoded by the coding sequence ATGAGCACCGCAACCAGTACGCCCACGGGGACGGGGAGCGAGCCGGGACGGAAGCCGATCCACAAACACACGCAGCCGTCCAAGCGCGGCCGGATGCAGCAACGCTGGCTGCCTTGGGCCTTCTTGGCGCCCACCATCGTGGGCATGGGCATCTTCACCCTGTTGCCGATTATCGCCTCGATCGCGTTGGCATTCTTCCGCTGGGACATCATCTCGGCACCAACATTCGTGGGCTTCGACAACTTTGCCGAGGTAGTCCAGGACCCCACTGTCAGGGTGTCGTTCATCAACACGATCGTGTTTGTGATTGTGGCTGTGGCACTCCAACTCGGACTGGCACTCGGCCTGGCGATCATGGTGCAGGAGAAACTCCCGGCTTGGCTGAGGGTGTTCTTCCGCTCCGCTTTCTTCTTCCCGCTGATCCTGTCCGCGGCATCGGTATCGATCTTCATGCGCTACCTCTTCAACGAGCAATTCGGCGTCGTGAACTGGTTGCTGTCCATTGTTGGCATCCCAGCGGTTCCGTGGCTGACGACGCCAACCGGGTCCGCCGCCGTCGTCATTCTTGTGTACGTGTGGCAGAATTTCGGGTTCTCGTTCCTGCTGTTCATCGGTGGGCTGGCCTCCATTCCGGTGGAGACGTACGAGGCCGCATCGATCGACGGTGCCACGGGCTGGCGCAAGCACTGGTTCGTCACCCTGCCGCTGCTGAGCCCCACCACACTGGTGGCCTCGGTGATGGCGATCATCAACGCTCTGCAAGTGTTCGACCAGCCCTACGTGCTCACCCGCGGTGGCCCCGGCGACTCGACCCGCACAGCCGTCATGGTGATTTTCGAGTCCGCGTTCCAGCGCCTTGAGTTCGGTCAGGCATCGGCGATCGGCGTGATCCTGACGCTCATCATCATGGCCATCACCGCCGCACAGTTCCGGCTCAGCAAACGATTCGTCTTCTACCAGTAA
- a CDS encoding putative ABC-type sugar transport system, permease component (identified by match to protein family HMM PF00528) → MTTIQERVTTTAPVVTRKKRDWSVAVRVVVLLIASVFVLGPVLWTLSTSLRPPSESFQLPPAFLPLNPDLTSYEQVFKQLNIVALVVNSALVTGLIAVGQMITAALAGYAFAHLKFRGRGALFSIVLATMMVPAQVTIVPVFMLIRGVGLSDTLLALIIPAIPTAFGTFLMRQYFMGLPGELAEAAAIDGASPWRTFRSVYAPLAMPGLAIVGILAFNFHWNEFFRPLIMTISEQNFTLPLGLVSLQGNLGTGSISVVLAGVVLSMIPALVVFMFGQRALQDGLTAGTGK, encoded by the coding sequence ATGACCACCATTCAAGAACGTGTCACCACCACGGCGCCTGTAGTCACGCGGAAGAAGCGCGACTGGTCAGTGGCCGTCCGCGTCGTCGTCTTGCTGATCGCGTCCGTCTTCGTCCTGGGCCCTGTGCTGTGGACGCTGTCCACCTCGCTGCGTCCGCCGTCGGAATCCTTCCAGCTGCCGCCCGCCTTCCTGCCGCTGAACCCGGACCTGACCTCCTATGAGCAAGTGTTCAAGCAGCTCAACATCGTGGCACTGGTAGTGAACAGTGCGCTGGTGACGGGTCTGATCGCGGTAGGGCAGATGATCACCGCAGCACTGGCAGGGTACGCCTTCGCCCACCTCAAGTTCCGGGGACGCGGCGCGCTGTTCTCGATCGTGCTGGCCACCATGATGGTGCCCGCGCAGGTCACGATCGTTCCCGTGTTCATGCTGATCCGCGGCGTCGGACTCTCCGACACGCTGCTCGCGCTGATCATTCCGGCCATCCCGACGGCGTTCGGCACCTTCCTGATGCGCCAGTACTTCATGGGGTTGCCGGGCGAGCTCGCCGAAGCGGCCGCGATCGACGGCGCCTCGCCGTGGCGGACGTTCCGTTCCGTGTACGCACCGCTGGCCATGCCGGGCCTGGCGATAGTGGGCATCCTGGCGTTCAACTTCCACTGGAACGAGTTCTTCAGGCCACTCATCATGACCATTTCCGAGCAGAACTTCACCCTTCCGCTGGGCCTGGTCTCACTCCAAGGCAACCTCGGCACCGGAAGCATCTCCGTGGTCCTGGCCGGCGTTGTCCTCTCCATGATTCCCGCGCTGGTGGTGTTCATGTTCGGCCAGCGCGCGCTGCAGGACGGACTCACCGCAGGCACGGGCAAGTAA
- a CDS encoding putative PAP2 superfamily domain protein (identified by match to protein family HMM PF01569), with product MSSITGMLRGSHFRPPRAERTHTGHPENCGSLVRMSSQQFRTSGRSSKRPLQGRDAGAGTGFLFCLATIASAVGLAATYYFFVRTTAGQFIDESALVEATVLGGTAGRASTEFLDMLPMLSLAIAAIMVLFVTVARRRWTAAGIAVAACIAANAATQILKLLIPDRPDRGVQTLELNSLPSGHTTLAASAAAAVFLMVSPRWRPLAGFLGSTFAVATGVSTLINQWHRPADVVAAFLVVAAVMLPAGWLILRTGNSWNVWKGYGEHWAASRLWVWLTVAALVIAGLVAAYSLLQVPDLSTDSTIDYFWAGTAFIVIAGYLSALGGTWLFGLAARKG from the coding sequence GTGTCAAGCATCACAGGAATGTTGCGAGGGTCTCACTTCCGGCCGCCACGCGCCGAGCGAACTCACACGGGCCACCCAGAGAACTGTGGCAGTCTAGTCAGAATGAGTTCCCAGCAATTCCGCACCAGCGGGAGGTCGAGCAAACGGCCGCTTCAAGGACGCGACGCAGGCGCCGGCACAGGCTTTCTGTTCTGCCTCGCCACCATTGCCAGCGCCGTGGGCCTGGCGGCGACGTACTACTTCTTTGTGCGCACCACCGCTGGTCAGTTCATTGACGAGTCCGCACTGGTTGAAGCCACCGTGCTGGGCGGAACAGCCGGCAGGGCCTCCACCGAATTCCTGGACATGCTCCCCATGCTCTCGCTGGCCATCGCGGCCATCATGGTGCTCTTCGTGACAGTCGCCCGCCGCCGCTGGACTGCCGCCGGAATCGCAGTGGCAGCATGCATCGCCGCCAACGCGGCTACACAAATCCTCAAGCTCCTCATCCCGGACAGGCCCGACCGCGGCGTCCAAACACTGGAGCTGAACTCACTCCCGTCCGGACACACCACGCTCGCCGCATCCGCTGCAGCTGCGGTATTCCTCATGGTTTCGCCCCGCTGGCGACCCTTGGCCGGCTTCCTTGGCAGCACCTTCGCCGTGGCCACGGGCGTCTCCACGCTCATCAACCAATGGCACCGTCCGGCCGACGTCGTAGCCGCTTTCCTGGTGGTTGCCGCCGTCATGCTCCCGGCGGGCTGGCTCATCCTCCGCACCGGCAACAGCTGGAATGTATGGAAGGGGTACGGCGAGCACTGGGCCGCTTCCCGGTTGTGGGTGTGGCTCACCGTGGCGGCACTCGTGATCGCCGGCTTAGTGGCGGCATACTCGCTGCTGCAGGTGCCCGACCTCAGCACAGACAGCACCATCGACTACTTCTGGGCCGGCACCGCCTTCATTGTGATCGCCGGATACTTGTCAGCACTTGGCGGC